In Natrinema amylolyticum, the following are encoded in one genomic region:
- a CDS encoding DUF7563 family protein → MSTDQSAKWTPMSSRSQTSAPRCVNCGNQVTRQFARVFGDNRDVVHACPDCATYREMKTSDFIPKEAR, encoded by the coding sequence ATGTCGACGGATCAATCCGCGAAGTGGACGCCGATGTCGTCCCGATCGCAAACGAGCGCCCCTCGCTGTGTCAACTGTGGGAACCAGGTGACTCGTCAGTTCGCCCGCGTCTTCGGTGACAACCGCGACGTCGTCCACGCCTGTCCCGATTGTGCGACGTACCGCGAGATGAAGACCTCCGATTTCATTCCCAAGGAAGCCAGATAG